The genomic stretch GTTCTGTCGGCCCCTTGCTACCCGAACAACAGGAGAGGAAATCTTCAATTTAATTGACGTTTTTATGAGGACCAATGGGATCGACTGGGAGCGCTGTGTGGGAATTTGCACAGACGGGGCAAAATCAATGACGGGGAAACACACGGGGCTTATAGCTCATATTAGGAGAGTCTGTCCATCCATCAGCTGGTtacactgcagtgttcacagagAGGCCCTCGCAGCCAAAAACATGCCAGCTGATCTACTTGCAGTGCTGAACGACGCAGTCAAACTGGTGAACTTCATCAAAGCTCGCCCGCTAAATTCAAGACTATTCACACTGTTATGTAATGAGGTGGGCAGCGAACAAAaatcactgctgctgcacacagagGTGCGTTGGCTGTCCCGCGGCAAAGTGCTGACAAGGCTCTTTGAACTCCAGCACGAGCTGCAGCAGTTTTTTGAGGAGAATCCGTTTCATTTGGCCTCCAGTCTGCATGACGAAGATTTTCTGAAGAGGCTCGCCTATCTAGCGGACATCTTCTCAGCTCTGAATGAACTCAATCTAAGTCTGCAGGGAGTCAGTGTAACTGTGTTCAACACACAAGACAGGATTGAGGCCATGATAAAGAAGCTACGGTTCTGGGCGAGTTGTGTGAGTGGGAACACACACCTGTGTTTCCCTACGCTTCACGAGTTCTTGGGGGAAAATGACGTGGACCTGGGTGAGCATGTGAAAAGTCTCATAATTGAACACCTCAACCAACTCGCCGAGCAGCTACGGAAACACTTCCCACCTATGGACACATCTCACGCTTGGATTCGCAATCCATTTGAAGTTTCCCTGCCCGTCccacagctgtcatttcacGAGCAGGAGCAGCTGATCGAGCTGTCATCTGATGGAGCACTGCAGTTGCAGTTCAAACTAAAGCCACTTGTGGATTTTTGGACCGAGTCACTGACATCATACACAGTCCTGGCAAAGCAAGCCTCGAGAGTTTTGATGCCCTTCGCCACAACTTATCTCTGCGAGGCTGGTTTCTCTGCTATGGCAGCAGTTAAAACTAAACATCGGCAAAGACTGGATGCTGTTGAGAAGGATTTGAGGCTTAAACTGTCTTCCATTGCGCCAAACTTCGGAGAGCTTTGTGCCAAGATGCAAGCCCACCCGTCGCATTAATATGGGTAAGTATTTGTCCAAATGGTATTGATATTATTGCTACAAATATAGGCCTACTGGGAATACTCACACATCCTCCTCCCCGTCtcccaccccccctccctctctctctctcgctgcaGGCTGAGCGACTTTTGCGCTGCACTTGAAAAGTTCCAGATGGATcctcttttaatttattttatgtttctgaGCCTATGCTCTTTGTTACTTATGTTGTGGATCGTGTGTAATTTTATTGTCGCACTTGAAAAGTTTCAGATTGATCCtcgtttttatttattttatctgtttCTGAGCCTATGCTCTTTAATGTTCGTTTGTAACTTCATTGCAATTCAATTCAATGTACTGTCGTTCTAATTTCCATAACCGTTGTGTTatgatgatgttgatgttaGCTCCACGGTCATTTAATATTGCTGCAATTTTTCTTTTACGCGGCTGAAAATATAACATTTATGTCAAAATCGTGCTTTCTGTTACTGAGCCTGTGTCTGTCACTCATCCTCTTAAAAGTGGAAGCTTGTGCGTAACTTTGTTGCATTATATTGAAactttgttgatgttgttattGTCATGCGTGTGGTTATTTGCGCATGATTAAACATGAGTCTTTATATGGCGATAAAACAAAGCTTTGttgcgtttttttttccttcttctttttgaAGGGGGGATTGGGGGTGCGTCAACCCGGTTGGGACGTAGAAGGGGGTGCGCTGCAAAAAAAGTTTGGGAACCGCTGAAATAAGGGAAAGGAGTTGCAAAGTCAAGAGGCCACTTGTTACACGGGACCgtacctatgttccccgggtcctatgttcccccatAATATAGGAAccgggaacataggaccctttttctGAAAAAGGTTGCAGAACATCagggggaacataggaccctttttctGAAAAAGGTTGCAGAACATCagggggaacataggaccctttttccgGAAatgggtcctatgttccccacttCTCCAAAAAAGTGTCCTATGTTCCCTGGGTCCGATGTTCCCCCcgaaaaactaaagaaaaacacacttacCTCATGTCATTGCGTGATTCAATGCCCAAAGGCGCAGACAACACTCCCAGCCAGAGTCACATATATTTAGAAAGGGCTCATTTTCTCAACTATAATTGCCGAATTCCGCGACAAATAGCCTAAGCGGGGCTTCCAtgatttatttcagcattttccCGCATGGTTTAATGTTGCATATAAGACATAGCTTATGTGACGCGAATATCCAAATACTATAATGTAGGTTATTCTAGGCTGTAATTGGCTATCAGTTTTATGTGAATGAATGGAGAAGCTTGATGCCTTcgtaattcggaatgaaatcaTGGAAGCCCCGCATAGGCTATTTGTCGCGGAACACAGGGATGACCCCGTTACAAAGTATTTTCCCCATTCTGTATGCTATcctaatattttctttaaatgatatatttaatatttcttaACACAGGAACACAGAACTCTCACGGATTACTTAACTATCCTGTAAGTCTATGTTACGGGTACAAGTGTTAATAATCTGATACCTTGTTTCAGAGTAATCATGTTTTGTCCGCCGCTTTTGGAATGGTGTAGCGTACCCATGAGTCTCAGCTGCCGTTGGCATGGAGAGGGAGCTAGTCAGGGGTGTGTTGTTACATCTGAGAAAAATAACACTGTGTCATAGTTGTGAAATTTAGCCACTACCAAACTAgaatttaaatgtgaatttAAGTTGCAGTTTGCGTTGTCAGTTTTCTTACCATTATCTTTAGCTTCCAGCTTACTTGCCATAATGCATCTTGGGAGTCGTAGTTAACATGTACCTTCAAGTACACAAGCTTGTACCATGACTTTGTATCATGTTGAACAACATATACTGTCTTGTCTCTCTTTAGGTcaccatttattttttttaatatcgaCCTTttaacctaaccctaaccaagtgagCTGCCTAAACGTAGCCATAGAATGTAACTTAAACTTGTTTTTGGAAGTCATGGGCAGATATTGCATAGAATACAAATGTGTTCATTTAAAAAGCGTCCTTGATatgttgataaaaaaatatcCATGCAGCATTACATCTTTCTCAAAACACAGATTATATAATATCTCTACCTCTGCTACATGTAAACATATTATTCAATTCGTTGCGCCCTATATTATCCAGTCACACCTTACAGCTTATATTTTGCTGCACTATGAGGCTTTGACACCCCGTCCTGCGCTTATTATTGTAAAACTTTGTTTGACACTCGTTCACAAAGCTCTGACCCTCTACATGTGATCAAGAGGCCTCTTAGCTAATGCATTTAAACACTGCCACTTGACTACCTCTGCTTTTCAGTCCAAATGACTGTGCCATTGTCCAGCTGTCATCCTCTAGTATTCTTTACATGAGCAAAACATCTCCTCCAACTCATTGTTATAGGCTGGtgtaaaggggttttttttatgttggtgtttgtgtctgtattgATGATGCTTtcactgtttgctgtttttcctctttagagagagaaaatgtaacTATGAAGAAAAGATTATTCTTCTGCTTCCCCCTTTTTTAGTTAGGCCTAGATGTTAACAGATGTACAGCGCTGGAGCAAACTATTAAGTGTGTACAATCAATTTATCCACCCAAAGCAGATTAAACTGGCAGCATATGGATGTGCCTATTTGACTGCCTCTGCATTTTAATTGGAGGGAGAACTGAAGCAGAACACACAATAACTCACCTGTCATCTCATTTAAGTGTGCAAATATTGccttcacacatacagtatacgATAATGTCCAAAAATATTCCTATTCTTTATCGGCACAGTTTTATtcatgcattgttttttttttaataaatgttatataaatacataaatgatgTGGCAAAGTGTGTTCACATAAATCAAAAGGAATATTTGTGTTAGATTTGTCATGCAATTTTTTGCAaggtcacagacaggaacagtttttattacatttccaGCTTAACTTTTCAAAATCCTATATTAATGTTCATGCTGATGTGCCAGTGGGAgtcagattagattagattattaGTTAGATGACTTTCCTTGTGCTCTCTGTTCCACCTCTCATACTGTGTATACCTACAGGCTGCCCGACCCGTAATAGACTGGGTTGTAGCTGTAGCCTGAGAGGAAGCCTGCAGACACTACTCATggctacaaaacaaacagacaaacaaaaacctCATACATTtttcaggggatttttttttagagtaCAGTGACAAATTATTGTTGTCTTAATATTAAAGGACAGTAAACCCCAATGATCTTCTTAAAgacaatattttgcaaaaataaaGGATGAGGTCTATATCGACAAAAACTAAATGTGATGAAGAAAaattcatgttttaaaaaatacagcaatTTACATTATGTTTTATTAGACTACCATGAAATTCGAACATGACAAATTCTATCATACTGTGTTATTTTTTAGaatgatataaatatataaaatgtcagaaagccATTCGCTtactttttccttttgtttttgaagaaaaaataataataaaacactcACAGTAGCTCATGTGTATTTActactaaaaacaaaacacgagGTTGACTTTCAAAGCGTTGGGTTAAGGCAGTCATTGTCAATTTAGGCCTATTCCACATGGACATGAGTATTTCTGAAAATGGGTCTTTTCCCCTTTTttgttctcaaaaaaaaaaaaaaaaaaggaaatacaaaaaaaaatcctgtccaCACAATGCTGGCAGGTAGTGTGGCCGAGTGGTCTAAGGTGCTGGATTTAGGCTCCAGTCTCTCGCGAGGCGTGTGTTCAAATCCCACCACTGCTATTTGGTATAAATTCTTGCACCCATTTGGCAATGTATGAGACAAGTGGATGCTGTGGTGGCTCCATACTGACAATACCAATTCCATCCATATTCACATTGCTATGGTTTACAACATGACAATTGCAGAATCAGGCCTAGTCCACACTTGTATTTTTGAAGACGAGTCTTTTCCCCTCTTTCCAAAACACAATTTAATTGCTGCCAAGTgtgcaaaacaaacatgagGTGATATAACCCAACCCTAAAGTCAcgcacagaagaggaagaagaccaATCAGAGgaatgaataaacaaaacaaacaaagaacaaagaattACCAGACAGCTACCTTTAGTAGTGACCTCTGTAGCATATTCTGACGCCTCTGTTCCCCAATATAGTGAGAGAGTAAAGGTGCGAACACACCAAatcgacatcaaagaactagcggcgacgaaagccaactgttgcgtcgtctacgtcgcctcacgtcgcctcacgtcgccctgtgtcagttgtatttgaacacactacacggactacatccgacggccaagtagcacgtacgttctgcacctgcgtgagaggaaataatgcaaaaagggaaaccggaagtccgaggaatgcatgagataaacaaagtagcaGAGTCCTGTCAGCCAAGGGGTTTCGTATCTGTgtagccgagcaccgcagcccCTCCACGGATTATTTGTgtagccgagcaccgcagcccCTCCACGGATTATTACATCCAGACAGTCCCGGTATTTCCTCCGCAGGTTCCACTTCGCTCAGCTTCCcaacaaacccgctgcttcttcccactttaacctgaataacaaaccagggctcggtgctcagGTTGGATCCAAAGGGAGAGCCGGGGTTAGCTCAGATGCTAGtagaggctaactggctgtgcttccctccggtcatgctgtgggtaacgctccgctagccgctcccagctagccgctcccagctagccccagctctccatttggatccaaacggagagccggggcatGGCGAAATACATGAAATGCCGCCTCACTGAGGCCTCACAAAGGAAAtgacacacattaacactcaaAACAGAGTTTCTGAAAAACTTGTTACCTCGATAAGAGCTGTGGAAAAGATTTCAGTGACCTAAGACGCGGTTTGTATTTAGACAAGAGGCCAAAATGAATAGAAAAAGCTACATTTTCAAataaagctgtgtttgtgtaGATACATGCTCAGACATCCACCATCCCAGACAAGCATTtggttaacaaaaaaaaaaaaaacgtgactCAAACCAAAGCTACACAACACCATGTTGGATACTCTCCCCCTTCCATGTCCTTGCCCACGAGGAAAAGAGTTACATCATGATAATAATgaaatactagtccatacccattgagtgcacagttgcccacgtacagtttcacatggtgtgtgtttgggatacaggtcagaggaaattgcagattaaatagtcaactcaacccattaagaagagcaatgtattcagacagagtttttgtgaatttgattgTACAATTGCAGCCACAGCGAtctgtcgcattttagccatttatcTGTTGTTATAGctccacccagttgccaattagagttaaatttctccagtcactttgaggcgtcctgttctacatatctaccaagtttagtaaaaatcgatatagCGGTTAGCCCTAGATAATAAATttgctctctagcgcccccattttgtttgatggggtcaataatggaggggtcccctcagattatgtgtggtcatatgcctacaaagttgcgtggtgatcggtgaaacccttgagatgttatagaCCTTTATGTgttgagccacgccctccgcaatattcattgccttatagaagctcagttttagtaagtNNNNNNNNNNNNNNNtttgcaatttcaatcggttgctatagcgcccccctttggccaattgatgtaatattgcttcattcgcgtcctcccatgaccctctaccactgtgccaaatttcacatggattgaccgagtcagtgaggagaaaaacgtggaacagacacgcaaacacacacacacacacacacagagtttttgtcattatatagcataagataaataacaatGGCGATATTAGGACGGGTGTATTTGTTTGGGTGTtaataaaatatcaaacatcTTTGTCCAGAATCACTGAGTCCACCTTGAAAGCAAATAAGTTGGAAGGATTTCCTCAGTGGCTCATGATGAGGTGAGGGAGCATCTCCCAGTGACACTGGCCTCATCATGGCTGAAGGTCCTTCTTTCCCCGTGTGATACAACTCTTTCTTTTGTTCTCCTCTCTAATCTCCCATTTCGTAATTAAACCGCATTCATTTGAAAAGGCAATTTTTGCTTTTCATGCTTCACATATAACTGACTTATTTTACAATATATGttctttcttttgtctcttcaaTAGTGTTCTGCTatgttgtttcttttcctgtAAATCAAAGCACTTTGAGAGTGTTTTGTGATAAATTCTAACAATAAAGTTGACTTGGCTTGACTTATATTATCTTAAAAAGTAGTTTGTCTGCACTCTGTGGCCTGTTgggaaaacacagtgattcaatCTGTGGCCAGTTAATTACTGTAGCTCTTCTGTTATATTCAAACTGAAGAGTAAATCTCCAGAACTTGTGTTTCCTCTCAAGGTACTGAACACAGTGAAGAATTTCACATCACTTTATTCACATTAAACTTAAGTATTTCATTGTTTGGGCATTTGGTCTTTATTCCCCCAAACGGCCAATGTACTGACTGTACAGAAGTTAGCTAGAGCTATTAGCTGGCAAcaacaatgtgtgtttgtgtgatagGTCAGACTCTGactgatgcattcatgtgttcatagCTTTAATGTTGTAGCTAGCTGATTTGAACtgctttatatactgctgggtagtttaatAATTTATCATAAGTACagtattcaaataaataaactttgttACATTCCACCGGTGCAAGTCTGTTTAGTCTGTTCATATCCACTTTCACTGTCTTTACAGTCTATGTAATCGATCCACCTCTTCTAAAGTTTGTTACCAGCTCCCAGAGTTTTGTGCATTTCCAAACACTGACTGATTGGCTCCTAAAATGTGTTACTCATAGATTGATTAATGGAAATCTTGTCAGTGAAAAGATGGAAAAAATGTGCACTCTTTAGCGAATctatgtgatgcacagctgaaacacattgtaacacgtGGTTAATATTGTGGAACGGTCGCAGttagttaaggaaaaaaaaaaaacttggttaggtttagaaaaaaatatgttttgggaataaataagtacatttgtccatccatccattttcatccacttatccagggctgggtcatgggggcagcaggccaaaaagttaaagttaaagttccactgattgtcacacacctgagtgtgtgaaatttgttctccgcatttgacccatcccctgagggagtggtgagcagcagcggtgccgcactcgggaatcatgtggtgatctaaccccccaattccaacccctggggaatcatgtggtgatctaaccccccaattccaacccctgatgtgCCAAGGGGtaccatttttatagtctttggtatgacccagccggggatcgaacccacgacctcccagtctcagggcggacactctctACCACAgctctaccactaggccactgagctggtccagacgtccctctcctcagcaaagctttccagctcctcctgggagaccACAAGGctttcccaggccagacgagatgtgtaatccctccagcgtgttctgggtctgtcccGGGTcttcctaccagtgggacgtgcccggaacacctcaaTGGGAgacacccaggaggcatcctgatcagatgcctgaaacacctcaactaaccccttttgacacaaaagagcagcggctctactctgagctccctcccaATGTCCgaactcctcaccctatctctaaggctgagcccagccacctcacggaggaaactcatttcgccCACTTGTgtccatgatctcattcttttggtcactacccagagctcatgaccataagtgagggttgggacatagatggaccaatAAATCAAAAGTTccgccttccagctcagcaccctcttcaccacgacagtccggCACACCCAatcgccgatccatctcacattccattctaccctcactcgtgaacaagacccagagatacttgaactcccttgcttgaggcagtaactctctctcAACCCAGAGGGGGTAATCCACTGGTCTTCGGCAGAGAATCAATTACTTAccatttaaatttcatttcGTAACATAACATGAAGGAAATACACCACGGAAGTAACATCAGTGTGTGACAACACTACGTAAATTATCTGAGTTTATGTTGAAACAGcggtgacttttggtttcacactggatGTAGATATGTTAGTTACATAATGTTcccttgggaaaaaaaaaacactgacttttgttttcacagtggACACAAACTTTAATCTCCCTTCCGTCTTATGTGGACTTTCTTTCTCTGTATACTACAGTGCTAGGGATGACATTTTCTGTAGGCCAATGCAGAAGTTAGCATCTATCTGGTTCCCTCATCCAAAAGCCGATGGGATTTTCCCTTGGATTTTTGATTATTGCAGTAAATAgcctctgtggcaaacaaacattcatgATACTTTCTTCATCCAGCAAGATTAtcctcacaaatgaacaccactttttttatttttgaagcctaaatgcaatcaccagaagtaaaaagctaacatttgCCTATAAGGAAACTACATTCTGGTCACATGATTTAACATCTGTACCACCACAAGGCTGTAATGATGATGCTCtgcagtctcatttagccacttgttagcaacccccctcttttagacttttttttaaaggattcaAAATTCACGAATGTGGTATAATTGgcatattttatgtcgtagaacaaaaggTGAGAGTCTCTCTTGTGCTTATGGTAACCACCTTTTTTCAGGCATCAAACCATAAACCCATTCAAAgcccactgacttcaagacaagGGAACTAGGAGTGCAGagatgctaactcatttccaagTTTTTGGACTCGTTCCTGGGGTACTCTGTTTctgtggatgggtttacattgcaGTTAGTTGAAAGCCAGGTGCATCTCATTAAGACGCTAAAGAATGACTTGTGCGTTGATATCACATGGGGAATCACAAAGTATTTGACGACTTGTGAATGGGAATGGGTTGATTTGTTATTGGTATCTAAGGAGCCAACCAATCAGTGAGTTCATGTTTTTAAATTCTTCCCATAATATATGTTTTGAGTTGCTCAGTGACAGAAATGTCCAAGCTCTAGGAGATAACATTAGGACTGTGATATGTATTATGACCACCGTTGCTAACCTAATAGCTACCTGGGAGAAACCATGGCAACGAGTTTAACTTTGATTGATGGAAAAACATTATACCTTGGCATGCTGTGTAAtcaaacagaggacacacacacacacacacacacacacacacacacacacacacacacacacacacacaaacattaagaTTACAGTTTAAAGTGGTTGGATTAGCATAGGAGTGCAAACCCTTTTTCCATCTGTCATTTCAGacgtgtacgtgtgtgtgcattttcgtGTTATCAATCCAGCCAGGCTGCCACATTGCCACACAGGTGATCATTATCATGAGCTCAGCCCACATTCTGTTCATGAAAGTGGCATTTGATACACTGCAGTAGTTTACTGTACAGCACTGTTAGTCATCAGGCAGAGGGCACTGAATACATTCACACCTATAGAATTGGTTTTAGAAACATAATTTGTGGGTGAGTGTCTAATGTACCTGTGAGTCAAAGACAGTGTTTGCAGTCCATTTGtgctgcacatgtgtgtgtgtgtgtgtgtgtttgtcttaaATCACTGTCATCATCTCAACTCTGtttccaaaaatacattttcatctATAGGCTTTTGCTTTTTCATATATTTGAATGACATATAGCGGTCATGTTGGTGCTGATGGAGAAGATACAGGAAGGGAGGATGGCCTGTATCACTAAATATGATTTGTCTCATAACGAGCCAACAGTAAAGACATAATGACTTCTCTGTGCTGTTATGGTCAGATTGGTCTGCCTTATGACACACTGTAAACCATTAGTTAACCTCTGACATACACTTCATATATCATCTTCAATTTAGGTCATCTTACTTCCTGGaagtagaaagaaaaataattaaataatgagCCAAGTCAaaactcttttttaaaaaaaatttgttaTTACATAAATGAGAGGTAGTTAGAGTTGTTCTGTCTCcttgcatttttgattttgtgtgtgtgtgtgtgtgtgtgtgtgtgtgtgggtttgtgggtgtgtgtgtgtgtgtgtgtgtgtgtgtttccctgcTGAATTTAGTCGAGGTAAACGTGTGAGAATTCTCCATCTGCtggcacagaaacaaaaccctGCAGCCACCTGAGTCCAATTTTTACATAACTACCGTTGACCTTCACTATCACCTCagcagaatacacacacacacacacacacacacacacagttatgcTCTCCGTTTCTGTGACCCCCTGTACAACAGTCTGATTACATCGATGAAAGTATTTGTGTACACTCTCATACTTCATGTAAAAGCTGAAAATTCTTCATTGAACCACGCTGCGTGgctgtgaaaaacaaatatggaACTTCTATTTCCATTTCAAACAAGCCTGGGTAGGGGAATTCTGACTGAGGCCTGAAATAGGACTAGAAACCAACATGAACCAacatgt from Epinephelus moara isolate mb chromosome 4, YSFRI_EMoa_1.0, whole genome shotgun sequence encodes the following:
- the LOC126388998 gene encoding zinc finger BED domain-containing protein 5-like, whose protein sequence is MIPVSNNTVSRRIDAMSEDILATLVSRVKKSEFYSLQVDESTDVANLANLLVYVRYLFEGTVQEDFLFCRPLATRTTGEEIFNLIDVFMRTNGIDWERCVGICTDGAKSMTGKHTGLIAHIRRVCPSISWLHCSVHREALAAKNMPADLLAVLNDAVKLVNFIKARPLNSRLFTLLCNEVGSEQKSLLLHTEVRWLSRGKVLTRLFELQHELQQFFEENPFHLASSLHDEDFLKRLAYLADIFSALNELNLSLQGVSVTVFNTQDRIEAMIKKLRFWASCVSGNTHLCFPTLHEFLGENDVDLGEHVKSLIIEHLNQLAEQLRKHFPPMDTSHAWIRNPFEVSLPVPQLSFHEQEQLIELSSDGALQLQFKLKPLVDFWTESLTSYTVLAKQASRVLMPFATTYLCEAGFSAMAAVKTKHRQRLDAVEKDLRLKLSSIAPNFGELCAKMQAHPSH